One genomic region from Rosa rugosa chromosome 1, drRosRugo1.1, whole genome shotgun sequence encodes:
- the LOC133724538 gene encoding UDP-glucuronate:xylan alpha-glucuronosyltransferase 1-like, with product MRGAMGTSPRAVEARHRLSTSFEDIYRRRVQKSKANDSEKPFHLSIQDRSSRYKLPLLRLVLLIAICGTFVVLLYSPEVYNNNLPTHSVPRWIWGGSDSRYESNLDINWDDVMKVLGRLTDRNEYQGIGLLNFNTSEINQWNQIVPEAANVVLHLDYAAENVTWESLYPEWIDEEEEDGLPVCPSLPKLKALGRRLDLIAVKLPCRKELPNWSRDVARLHLQLAAAGVAASSKGYRHVHLLFVTDCFPIPNLFRCKELVVREGNAWLYEPNLNVLREKVQLPVGSCELALPFRGKGLVYSGNARREAYATILHSADVYVCGAIAAAQSIRMAGSTRDLVILVDETISGYHRSGLQAAGWIVKTIERIRNPKAEKDAYNEWNYSKFRLWQLTEYDKIIFIDADLLILKNIDILFSMPEISATGNDATLFNSGVMVIEPSNCTFHLLMDHIHEIESYNGGDQGYLNEIFTWWHRIPRHMNFLKHFWDGDEEEMKQKKTRLFGANPPILYVLHYLGVKPWLCFRDYDCNWNSDIFQEFASDVAHASWWRVHDAMPELLQQFCFLRTKQKAQLEWDRREAEKANFTDGHWKIKINDRRLKRCVDNVCSWKGMLKHWGETNWTDDQIGYNPTPPAITATSITGL from the exons ATGAGAGGAGCGATGGGTACTTCCCCACGCGCCGTTGAAGCTAGGCATCGGCTATCTACATCATT TGAAGATATATACAGAAGAAGAGTACAGAAAAGTAAAGCAAACGATTCAGAGAAGCCTTTCCACTTATCCATCCAAGATAGAAGTTCAAGATACAAGCTTCCTCTGCTGAGACTTGTCCTGCTAATCGCCATATGTGGTACTTTTGTAGTGCTCCTTTACTCTCCAGAAGTTTACAACAATAACCTTCCAACACATTCTGTTCCTCG GTGGATATGGGGTGGATCGGATTCTCGATATGAATCAAATTTAGACATTAACTGGGATGATGTCATGAAAGTTTTGGGGAGGCTGACTGACAGGAATGAATATCAAGGAATCGGCCTACTAAACTTCAACACAAGCGAAATCAACCAGTGGAATCAGATTGTTCCTGAAGCTGCCAATGTTGTTCTGCACTTGGACTATGCTGCAGAGAATGTAACTTGGGAATCTTTATATCCAGAATGGATagatgaggaggaagaagatggactTCCAGTTTGCCCATCTCTGCCAAAGCTCAAAGCACTTGGCAGACGGCTTGACCTTATAGCTGTTAAACTTCCTTGTCGGAAAGAGCTACCGAATTGGTCTAGAGATGTTGCTCGGTTGCACCTGCAGCTTGCTGCTGCCGGTGTTGCTGCCTCTTCCAAAGGGTATCGCCATGTGCATTTGCTTTTCGTCACCGACTGCTTCCCTATTCCAAATCTGTTCAGATGCAAAGAGCTTGTGGTGCGCGAGGGGAATGCATGGTTGTACGAGCCAAACCTCAATGTGCTTAGAGAAAAAGTGCAGCTCCCTGTAGGTTCCTGTGAACTTGCACTTCCTTTCAGAGGCAAAG GGCTGGTCTACTCTGGCAATGCGCGCCGAGAAGCGTATGCAACAATTCTCCATTCAGCTGATGTTTATGTTTGTGGAGCCATAGCTGCTGCACAAAGCATTCGAATGGCAGGGTCCACTCGAGACCTTGTGATACTTGTTGATGAAACCATTAGTGGTTACCATAGGAGCGGACTGCAGGCAGCAGGGTGGATAGTAAAGACAATAGAAAGGATCAGGAACCCGAAAGCTGAGAAAGATGCATACAATGAATGGAACTACAGCAAGTTCCGGTTGTGGCAGCTGACAGAATATGACAAGATCATTTTCATTGATGCTGATTTGCTTATACTCAAGAACATTGATATCTTATTTTCGATGCCAGAAATTTCTGCAACAGGGAATGATGCCACACTTTTTAACTCCGGGGTGATGGTTATCGAGCCTTCAAATTGCACATTCCACCTTCTTATGGATCACATTCATGAGATAGAGTCCTACAATGGTGGTGATCAGGGCTacttgaatgaaattttcacaTGGTGGCATAGAATACCTAGACACATGaatttcttaaagcatttttggGATGGTGATGAGGAAGAGATGAAACAGAAGAAGACCAGGCTTTTTGGAGCCAATCCTCCAATTCTTTATGTCCTTCACTACCTAGGAGTGAAGCCATGGTTGTGCTTTCGCGACTACGATTGTAACTGGAATTCTGATATATTTCAAGAGTTTGCAAGTGATGTTGCTCACGCAAGTTGGTGGAGAGTTCATGATGCAATGCCTGAGCTGCTGCAGCAGTTTTGTTTTTTGAGGACAAAGCAGAAGGCACAACTGGAATGGGACAGAAGGGAAGCGGAGAAAGCTAACTTCACAGATGGACATTGGAAGATCAAAATCAATGACCGGCGATTAAAAAGATGTGTAGACAATGTGTGTTCTTGGAAGGGCATGTTGAAGCATTGGGGAGAAACAAATTGGACTGATGATCAGATTGGTTACAATCCAACTCCACCTGCAATTACCGCAACTTCCATCACCGGTTTATGA